CATAATAAAGTGGCCTGTCAGCCACCATGACAACCCACCCACCGGGACATAGCTGCTGAGCAAGAACGCAGCATCCGAATACGAATTGAGCTGCATCGGGATGAGGGCGAGTATCCCTTTGAGCGGCACAGCCCTCCAACGAGGCCACGACAAGGGTATGGGCCAATCAAAATGACTGAAACTAGTAGTACTTCTCCGCACATACTAACTTATATGGTGATAGAAGTCCCAGCAGTTCTGATTGTTACAAATCACTACCTCGCACACTTTGTAGGCGTATCGGGTGTGCTTCCGTTACTTGCTTTGTGCATTTCCCGTTATCGGCTGCAGATAGCTTCCTTTGGCATTCCTCTTCTTACAAGGTTGACGCTGCCCCTGCTTGAGGCCTTTGCAAGTTAGGCAAGCCGATTTGATGCCCCTGTGGAGATGATTGACATCTCTTTGTATGTGTTTTTGCCGTGTTTTCAGATCGTCAATGTCCTCTTCCTTCCCTGTACGatttctcttccttgcctgACCTTCCTGTGCATATGTGATACAAATCGCACCGTAGATGCATTTCTTGTAGTCTTTGAGAGTTATGTAGGGCTTCCAGTTAGGGCACGGCGTTGTAAGCTgtaaaatgaagctattcaaAAGGGCTACTTCAAGAAGGAAATCCCAAAGAAGCGCCTGCCAAGGGCCACGCCGAAAATACTGCTTATAGCTGATATATGCCCTTAACTAGTCGCCTCGGTCAATGTGATTCATCTGACAGTTATAAGTAGCGGCAACCATTGGTATTGGGATGATTTTAAAggcatcaccaccaaagatTTGCTATATAGCTTGTAATTACAAGCATTTATTAGCTGgctttcttttcttttctgtACATTCCTTATTAGCACCGGTATGGATAGTTAAAAGGAAGAGCATAAGCCTATTATCTCTCTATAATTTACGAGACCTAGGAAACAGGGAACAAGATAAGTTATAAGACAAAcataaataaatatatctaAGGCACGTACAAGGCCGTCCACTGTAAGAATAGCTCTTACCTCGTTATACTGAAGGGTAGATATAGGCATAAAAAGCTGGAAGAATTCAAGTCGTTCCTGGGGCAGAGGGTTGATATGAAAATCACGATATTCTATGTTGAAACGCACGAAGTTGTGGCCGGCTTCTTCCGCCGGGGAAACTGGCACTCCGATGGGATCTTCAGCCCCCTCGCTGTGAGTGTGTGGAAGCTATAGTTATCGAAGTAATAGCTATCTTGTGTTTGATGGAATTACTTGGGAAGTCATagttttaataaataatGATTTGTATGTGATTTGCTAGTAAATGCTTCCTTGAACGAACCTCTCGTACCCCGCTTGTACTAGCTGTATTATCTATGGGATGTGGGGCGAGTGACTTGTTGGCGCCTTGTATCATTTACAAATATATCGAAAGATTTCTTTCGAGTTCAACAGCTCCGCAATTGTGCCTTTATGGATTTTTATGTCGGTCTCTTAGCCTGTCTCTGTCATAAGACCAAACGCCTGACGAGATTAATCTGTATCAGAATGTCTGAGATTTTGGTTGTGGTTTTCAATTGCGATGGTGCTCATAAACCCAAGCCAAAACTCAGTGATTTGTGGCTACACTTCGGATTTACCGAGGTAAATGATGCTATTGAACACCGTGCGATGAGCTGATACGAGGCGAGTGATTGCTATTGGGAGGAGCGAAGCACAATCTGATGTTATAATTATTCCGTCTTACCGCATTAAGAAAGTTCATAATCATTCACAAAAACACGAATCATATTCTCTCCCAGCATACTATCGATGATTTGCATgcgatgatgaggaataATAATGGATAATTAGGCTTTTATATTCATTATGACGTGGTTGTGATTCACCTGATCATATGATCGTGGCTGATGCATGATGCACTTGGAGCGGATATAAGCTTTCAAAACAACAGTATCACCTTTCTCGTGGTAGTTAGAGTCATATTAAGCTTCCTGTGATGATGAGCATCACACCCCCAATTTTATATCTCTCTATTAACGCGATCGGTTCATTTTTGATCGAGCTTTATTTTTATGTCATCATCGATCCAGGGGAAAGGAATGCTGTGGCCTGAATCTCTATTCCGTTCAGATCTCTCAGCCTTCTCCGGTCTCTCGGTATATCCATATCTTTAACCTCCCACGTTCCAGAGAAAATGCATACCAAAGTCATTGCGCAGGACGAAGAGGAGCAGTATTACCGCTCCATTTTGCGGGAAGGGATCAAAACCGGCGTTTCTGGCCTCGCATTCGGCATTGCACTGGCAACAGGTCTACATCGTTTCTATTTCCCGTTCAGACAACTACCCCTCTACGTCAAGAGCACCACTTGCATCTACCCCGGAATGCTCACGATCAGCATTGGCGCAAACCGAGCATCTCATGCCTTTCAATCATACCTGCACCCTGAACTGAGGAGATACGAAGACGAGGCCGAACAGCAGGTCAAAAGAATTTATGCTGAAGAGTCTCCGGGACAGCGAGCAAAGGATTGGCTGTATGATCATCGATTTCAAGTTCTTGGAGGAACATGGGCTATCACGATGGCGGTCGCTCTCACGAATATGAGACGGGACCATTCAACCAGGGGCGCCAGGAAACTTGTCCAGGCTCGAGTTGTTGCACAGGCGTCGACGCTGGCTGCTCTTTTACTAACAGCGGTCCTCGAAGCTAAAGATAGGAAAGAAGGCAGAGGGAAATCCCAGAAGGTAATCGTAGTTAACCGTCGCAAAGAGTAACACAGTCAGGTCTCGAAGACATATCGAGTCGCCCCTCGCGCGCTGGAACAAACCCATGGAACTGGGAGGCTAGTCTTGACTGCCAGGCATCTGGTTTTATCGCGGTGGCTGGAAAATGCCAGATACTAAAGAGCCCTTTATATTCACGGCAGACGTGGGCCAGCAACTTGTAGTTATGCATCAACAGTATCAGTCTCAATTCATTGTGTACAAATGAGGGAAACCATCAGGGCTTGGGTAAGCGAATATTCAACAAGTATATTACATGGTcctgaaaaaaaaaagaaaaaaaaaaaaaaaaaaacatcTCTTTTCCCAACTTTCGCATAGTCAACTCCGTCTCGTCAATGATGGCTACCGCAATGATGGCATACGCGGCGTGGCCAATTCGCCCCACAACCCCATCCACATCCCGGTGCAGGATACGGGGCCCTACAAGCTGGCCAACCATGGTATCCCTGCCCGCAGCCAGGGCAGTGACTCACAAGCCAGGGGCACCCAAGGGGCGGTAGCCCTATGCCGATGGGAGCAGCCGATGAGGGAGCGCCGACCCTTGCAGTCGGAACGTTGTCTCCCGGAGCCGAAGGAGGGTTCTGCCACCACCAGCACGGGGCAGGCGACCACCGTTGCCACGGATCGAGACGGACTTCATTCTGTGCCGTGTCACCCGGGAGTTCTTTCTGCTGGGAAGTCGTGTCTTCGCTTTTCTGAATATTCGGCTCGGTGTTCGGCATTCTTCAGGGTGCAGTTCTCTAGCTGGATATGTGCTTCCGTCTTGCGGCGATTTGAAGTTATGGGCGGGCAAGGTACGCGAGAGCTTGACGTTTGTCTTTTATATCTGGGCTCGGCATTCTCCACCTGGGGCGGGACGTTGGGCTGGTTTATGTGGATGGCTGTGTGGAAAAAGACGCCTGACCCCATGTATCGTTCCGTCGCAACAGAGACGAAGCCGCTAAATTAGCTAAAGTCAATAATGATCTGATGCTGCAGTGGAAAGATAGAAGACCGCCCTGCGAAACACCTAACTAATCACATTCTAATTGCGTATATCTCGGGTCTTTCCGGATTGTGCAGTGTTATTGGCTGCCTCTACCCCGCACTGAAGTCTAGCCTCGACCAATCACATAAGTGATTTAATAGCTACACTCGCACTAACATCTTAGACGCCTGTCTCAATCGTGATTGACCAAGTCAGTTGCGAAAAATGACTCGCATACGACATTGTGACTAGATTCACAAAGCCTCAAACTAAGAAGTACAGTCACAAAGCTTGGAGACGAAAACTGCTTGCGTCTTTGCTTAGCTGCTTGTCACAACATAGCATTCCGGTCAGTACGAACACGAGATGCGGTCGAATCAGGTCCATCAACCCATTGCATTGATGAAGGGGAAAAAAGCTTTATGCACAGCATGTGCTCCACTTCGATGTTAGGTAAGCTGTGGAAACTACAACCACTTCAAACTCATGACTTAAGAAAAATGTAATCGAGTTGTGTAGAGATGGTGTTAATATATATGTACTGGCAGCTTGTGCCACATCGTATACGG
This genomic interval from Fusarium oxysporum f. sp. lycopersici 4287 chromosome 3, whole genome shotgun sequence contains the following:
- a CDS encoding hypothetical protein (At least one base has a quality score < 10), which translates into the protein MPNTEPNIQKSEDTTSQQKELPGDTAQNEVRLDPWQRWSPAPCWWWQNPPSAPGDNVPTARVGAPSSAAPIGIGLPPLGCPWLVSHCPGCGQGYHGWPACRAPYPAPGCGWGCGANWPRRVCHHCGSHH